The Mytilus trossulus isolate FHL-02 chromosome 13, PNRI_Mtr1.1.1.hap1, whole genome shotgun sequence genome has a segment encoding these proteins:
- the LOC134694407 gene encoding uncharacterized protein LOC134694407: protein MCGQIDPTNNSFVENLVESAKRTAKPVVNKKDPVTTDILIRLCSMFHFSTDLLVVRDLLMTLLGFSGFLRFNELSQLRCNDFFVKEEHLVIKIRRSKTDQYRSGDEILICKGHTLACPYAMFFRYVSLAELVLDSDMFLFRPLYRSKKKCALISINKPISYTTARECVIKRLRLVAPELNLGLHSLRSGGATMAANSGVNERCWKRHGRWKSDSSKDGYVADSVESRLAVSKTLGL from the coding sequence ATGTGTGGTCAAATTGACCCTACAAATAActcttttgttgaaaatttagtTGAATCAGCTAAAAGAACTGCTAAACCTGTTGTTAATAAGAAAGACCCAGTCACTACTGATATCTTAATTCGGTTATGTTCTATGTTTCATTTTTCTACAGATTTACTGGTAGTTAGGGATCTTTTGATGACTTTGCTAGGTTTCAGTGGTTTTTTACGTTTTAATGAGTTAAGTCAGCTTAGATGTAACGATTTTTTCGTAAAAGAAGAGCATTTAGTTATTAAGATTAGGCGAAGTAAGACTGATCAGTACAGATCAGGtgatgaaattttaatttgtaaaggtCATACTTTGGCTTGTCCTTATGCTATGTTTTTTAGATATGTAAGTTTAGCTGAATTAGTTTTGGATAgtgatatgtttttatttcgACCTTTGTACAGAAGTAAGAAAAAATGTGCATTAATTAGTATTAACAAACCTATTAGTTACACTACTGCTAGGGAGTGTGTTATTAAGAGATTAAGACTAGTTGCACCTGAATTGAATCTTGGGTTGCATTCTCTTAGGTCTGGTGGTGCCACTATGGCGGCAAATTCAGGTGTCAATGAAAGGTGCTGGAAGCGCCATGGTAGATGGAAAAGTGATTCAAGCAAAGACGGCTACGTAGCCGACTCTGTAGAAAGTAGGTTAGCCGTATCTAAAACTTTAGGCTTgtag